A segment of the Streptomyces sp. NBC_01235 genome:
CAGGCAAAGACCATGCTGTCCGCGCAGCGCGCCGCCCTCTACAGCAGTCAGGTCGCCGTCGAGCTGGCGGACGTCCTGCACCGCAGGGGGATGTCGGAGGAGGCCGCCGCGCTGCTGCACGGGGTGCTCAGCGACCTCAGCCCCGAGCGCGGCGCCCTGCACTCCGCCGCCGCCCACCGCCTCCTCGGCATCATCGCCGAGGACGCCCGCGACACGGAGGCCGCCGAGGAGCACTACGTCCGCGCCCTGAGCCTGCTGGAGCGGGCGGGCGCGGTCGGTGACCTGGCCGATCTGTGCCGGCTGCTGGGCGACCTGCTGCGGCGCACGGGCCGCGTCGAGGCAGCCCTGGACGCCTACCGCACCGGCCTCGGCCATCGCACGGCCCCGGGCACGACGACGCTGGGGCCGGCTCCCGCGCAGCCGCCGCTGTAAGGTCTCGCCCCCGCCTCCCCGGCCGCCGCGTCGAGGCAGCCCTGGACGCCTACCGCACCGGCCCCGGGCACGACGACGCTGGGGCCGGCTCCCGCGCAGCCGCCGCTGTAGTTTTCTCGCCCCGCGGCCCCCGCCTCCCCGGCCGGGTCATCCGCGACCGCCCGGACCATACCGACCCGATCAAGACCGAACACCCCGGCCCGCGCTACCGGACCCGCAGCTCGAACGACCCCGGAACCCGTCTCGTCACCCGCACCGTCACCTTCCTCCAGGGCGCGTATCGAGTGGTGATCAATCTGCGGAATTCCCCCTCGGAGCGGGACAGGACTGGCCGGGCGACGCGATCGGGCGCTCCCGGTGCGGACCCTCGGAGTACCCCCGCACAGGAGCTGCCCGCAAGGCAGGTGGCGGCATCGCCTGATGCCGTGCGACCGGCGGGGCCGGGGCGCCAACTGGTGCGGAAGACGCTGGGCAGTTCTACACTCGCACCGTCTCAGCTGAACAACCGTCAAAGAAAGCAACTACCTTGCGTACAGCACGAATAGCCACTGTTCTCGGTGGTATCGCCGCCGCGACCCTGCTCACGATCGGCAACGCCTCGGCCATCGACTTCGAGATCGACCATGCCGGCCCCACGCCGTATGACGGGAGTGTTCCGTCCGCCGGGGCGTGCGCCCACAACTCCGTGGGGAAGGGCTGCTTCCGCGAGGTCGGGGACTGGTTCGAGGTCGTCGACGAGAAGGAGGACGGCCACGCGACCCTCGTTGTCTGGCGCAGCATCTACCCCGAGAGCCAGGCGACCGTTCGGCAGGGAACCATCTGGAACACCGCCGGCTTCCAGACGTATCGATACCAGAACAAGGACCTCCACGAGGGATGGGTCCTCGAGATCCGGGTCTGCGCCGGCGAGTGGCACAACAAGCATGTCATCGACAGCTCCTGCAGCGCATGGACGACAACCAAGTCCTGACACCACGCACGGCGAGCCGCGGGCCCTCGGCCCGTGGGCCATCCCCGAACCGTCGTCACGATCGCCGTTGCCTGCCGCGGACGAATCCGTGCCGAAGAGGCGGGTCGTCGATGTCTTCGTTCACGGGACCGCCGATCCTGAACCGACCGTCGCCGGGTTCGGCTCGCGCGCGATCCACGAGAGCGGACGCTCGCTGAAGGGGACGCTCGCTGAAGGCCGCACCGTCCGCCTCACCGGTTTCGTCACCCACGGTGACGACGGTGCCTGGGACGTCACCCGCCTCCTCGTCACCTGCTGCGCCGCCGACGCCACCACGAGCAAGGCCGACACCGGGGTCACCGTCACCGGCACCTGGCGTCCGAAGGGGAGACCCGGCTCCGACGGGGCCCGGCCCCCGGCCCTTGACGCGGGCACGGTCGCGCGGGTGGAGCAGCCCGCGGACCCGGACGAGAAGCCGTGGCGGATACCGGTTTCCCCCGTGGGCGGGGGGTACCCGGCGGCCACGGGCGGTGAGAACGCCCGTGGACGGAGGCGATAGCCGTGAGCGACCACGAGCGGGACCGGGTCGCCGACGTCATCGCCCTGGAACTGCGCGGAGCCGGTCCGCAGGACGTGCCGCAGCGGCTGTGCGACGCCGTGCTGAAGCTGCTGCCGGTGAGCGGCGTGAGCGTGTCGCTGTGCGGCGACGGGATGCCCGTACCGCTGGGCGCGAGCGGGGGACGGGCCGCGTATGTGATGGAGATGCAGGTCACGCTGGGGGACGGCCCCTGCCGGGAGGCCGCGGAGACCGGTTCGGTGGTCGTCGCCCCGGATCTGGCCTCGGGCCGGGACGCCTCGCGCTGGCCGGTGTACGCCCAGCAGGCGGCCGCCGCCGGGGTGCGGTCGGTGTACGCGCTGCCCCTGGGCGACCGCGCGGTGTGCGTGGGCACCCTCGACCTCTACCGGGACGTCCCCGGCGAGCTCGCCGGCGACGAGGTGCGTACGGCGCGGATGGTGGCCGACGTGGTGACGGCGGCCCTGGTGGCGCTGCCGAGGGCCGGGCAGGACGACGCGGACGACGCGGACGGCGCGGGCTTCTGGCTGAGCCCGCTGGCCATCGACCACGGCGAGGTGTACCAGGCCGTCGGCATGGTCATGGCCCAGCTCGGCGTCGCCGCGGACGAGGCGCTGGCGCGGCTGCGGGGCCAGGCCTTCGCGAAGGGCCGGTCGGTGCTGGATCTGGCCCACGAGGTGGTCGCCCAACGGACCCGCTTCGACGACGACTCGACCGTCTGAAACCGTACCCGGGCCCCGGCGGATCCCCGGGGGCCACCGTGGACGTCCTCGGTGGCGGCGCATTGAGCTGCCTCAGACCTGCACCCTCCCCTGCTTCCTGACGTCCGCCAGCCGCTGTACGCCGAGCTGTACGGCCGCCTGGGTCGCCTCGTTCGGGGCGTCGTCGAGGCCGCCGTTGGTGAGGGCGAAGGCGTCCTCGCCGGCGCGGACGGCGGCCACGTCCAGGGTGAGGACGGTCGGGTCGCCGCCGGGGTTCTCCTCGGCGGTCGCCCAGATCGTCAGCGTCACCCGTAGGCCCTGGCGGACGTCGCCCACCTCCGGCAGCGGCAGCTCGGAGACCTGCGCGTCCAGCACGGTGTCACCGGTCGCCTTGGCCGTGAACCGGGCGCACTTCTGGGGCATCGTCTTCAGCCGGGCCAGCGTGCGGTCCACGGCCGCCGGACCGTTGCCGGTGAGCTGGTAGCGGAGCTGGGCGCCGGTGTCGGGGTCGTCGAGTGCGACGACCGCGCGGGCCGGGCCGCCGAGCAGTTCGTCGGTGTAGAGGGCGTCGAGGAGCTTCTGGCAGTCGGGGGTGGCGGTGGTCGCCTTGAGCATCCCGTCCCGCCAGGTGGCGGCGCCCCGGGTCGGGATCCAGGGCGCGCCGAGGTCGGTGTGGGTGATGAGAGCGGCGTGCGCCTGCGCCTCGGTGAGGACGGGGGCCGTGGCCGGCGCGGTGGACTTGGCCGACGACCGCTCGACGGTGGGGGTGGCGGGGGCCGCGGTCGGGGGGTGTTCCAGTCCGAGGGCGGCGCAGCCGGTGGTGACGGTGGTGACGGTGGTGAGGAGAACAGTGGAGGCCAGGAGGGTACGACGGGTACGACGGGCCATCGGGGGTGCCTCCAGGAGTACGCGCGCGGGGAGTGTCTCCCTTCACGGCAACATCGCCGCCGCGACGGGACCAGCGCGGCGGGCCGTACGGGTTACCGGCGTTGCTGCGGGCGGGTGGGCGGCGGAGTGGCCGACGGCGGAAAACGGATCGCGTCCCGCGGGCTCCCGTTGCTACGGTCTCCGGCATGCAGCGCGCCCAGCCGTCCCTGACGACGACGCCGGAGACTGTCCCGGCGCGCTGATCCATGACTGGATGTCCGAAGCCCCGGGGCGAGTGCCCCGGGGCTTCGCCGTGCCCCGGCCCCTCGCCCCGCGAACGAGGGAGACCCCCGTGCACGACCACGACCACCGCCGCCTCGGCCGCGAACTCGGCCTGTTCGACACCGACCCCCTGATGGGCGCGGGCCTGCCCTACTGGCTGCCCGACGGTGCCCTGATCCGCCACACCCTGGAGGAGTACGTGCGCGAGGCCGAGCGCGCAGCCGGCTACCGCCACGTCTACTCGCCGGTCCTCGGCAAACGCGAGCTGTACGAGATCTCGGGCCACTGGGAGCACTACAGCGAGGACATGTTCCCGCCCATGCGGCTGGGGGCCGAGCAGGTCGTGCTGCGTCCCAGCCTCTGCCCCCACCACGCGCTCATCTACCGCTCCCGCTCCCACAGCTACCGCGAACTGCCCCTCCGCATCGCCGAGTTGGGCGGCATGTACCGCTCCGAACTGTCGGGCGTGCTCGGCGGGCTGACCCGCGTACGGGCCATCCAGCTCAACGACGCCCATATCTTCTGCACCCTGGAGCAGGCCGTCGACGAGGCCCGGGCCGCCCTGGAGCTGATCGGCCGCGCGTACGCGGACCTGGGCATCCGCCCGGCCCGGTACCGGCTCTCCCTGCCGGGCCAGGGCGGTAAGTACATCGCCGATCCGGAGCTCTGGCGGCGGGCCACCGCACTGCTCCGGCAGGTCCTGGAGGGGGCGGGCATCGCCTACGACGCCGTCGCGGGCGAGGCCGCCTTCTACGGTCCGAAGATCGACGTGCAGATCACCGACCGCGCCGGCCGCGAGGCGACCCTCTCCACCGTCCAGATCGACTTCCACCAGCCCGAACGCTTCGACCTGCACTACGTCGGCGCGGACGGGGCGAAACACCGCCCCGTGATGGTGCACCGCAGTGTCATCGGCAGTGTGGAACGGGCCGTGGCGCAGCTCGTCGAGGAGCACGGCGGCGCGTTCCCGGTCTGGCTGGCGCCCGTCCAGCTGGTCGTACTGCCGGTGTCGCAGGCGCAGGCGGAACGGGCGGCGGGGCTGGTGCGGCGGGCGGCGGCGGCCGGACTGCGGGCGGAGCTCGCGGGCCCGGAGCAGGGCAGCCTGGGGGCCCGGATCCGGGCGGCGCGGCTGGTGCCGTACCAGGCGGTGATCGGGGAGCGGGAGGCGAGGGAGGACCTGGCCGCCGTCCGCCTGCGCGACGGCCGCCGCCCCGGGGAGCTGCCCGCCGACGAGCTGGTCCGCCGCATCGGCGAGCGGGCGGCGGCCCGCGGAACCGGGCTGTGGGAGTGAGAGCGGCCACATAGGGTCGGGAGCGACCGTGGTGCGGAAGGAGCCCTCAGGTGACCGAAGAGCAGCCCATCCCCGTGATCATCGACTGCGACACGGGCGTCGACGACGCCCTCGCCCTGCTGTTCGCCGTCCGCCACCCCGGCCTGGACGTGCGGGCGGTGACGTGCGTGGCCGGGAACACGGACGTGGACGGCGTGGTCCGCAACACGCTGACCGTGCTGGAACACGCAGGCGCCGGGGACATCCCGGTCGCCCGGGGCGCCGAACGCCCACTGATCGAACCGGTCCGCACGGCACGGCACGTGCACGGCGAGGACGGAATGGCCGACCTGGGCCTGCCCGCCCCGACCCGTCGCCCGGTCGACGTGGACGCGGTGACGTTGCTGCGCCGGGAGATCCTCGCCTCCCCGCGCCCGGTCACCCTGATCCCCACCGCGCCGCTGACGAACATCGCCCTGCTGCTGCGCACCCACCCGGAGGTGGTCCGCAACATCGAGCGGATCGTGTTCATGGGCGGCGCGGTGACGACCGGGAACGCCACGCCGGTCGCGGAGTTCAACGTGTGGCACGACCCGGAGGCGGCGGCGGTCCTGCTCACCGCCGGGGTACCGATCACGATGTACGGCCTGGACGTCTTCAAGCGGGTCCTGGTCCCGGCGGCGGACGTGGCACGGCTGCGGGCCGGCTCCGAGCCCCGTCTCCGCCTGGCCGGCGAACTGCTCGCCCACCGAGACCCGGCCGCCTCCGGCGACCCCACCCCCACCGGCGGCCTCGGCGACGCGGGCGCGGTGTGCGCGGTGGCCGACCCGGCGGGTCTGACCACCGAGCTCCTCCCGGTGGAGGTCTCCCTCGCGCCCGGGCCGACCCGCGGCCAGACGGTCGTCGACCGCCGTCCGCGCCCCGGCGAGGCCGAGATCCACGAGGGCGAACGCGAACAGGCCCTCGTGGACGTGGCGTTGGACGTGGACGTGGAGCGCTACGTGAAGCTGTGGCTGACGACGCTGGAGGGCGCCTAGGACGGGTGGCCCCGGTCCTCACACCCTGCCGCCGAAGAAGACCTGCACCTCCCGGATGAGGCCGTTCCGTACGGTGATCGCCTCGACGTTGCGGTGTCTGCCGCCCGTCGTGAGCTCGTACTCGTAGTACGCGAAGACGAGCTCCGCGTCCGCCGGGGTGACGTACAGCAGTCGCTGCTCCGTCATCCGGTCGGCCGTCGGAAAGCAGCGCTCGAAGAACGCCGTCTTGTCGATGTGGTCGTCCTGGGGGCTGGTGAAGGTGAAGTCGTCGGCGTAGAGCGGCAGGGCGGCGTCGCGGTTCTGCGCTCTGTAGTGCCGGAACGCGGCCTCGACGACGTCTTTCGGCCCGCCCGGAATGCCGCGAGTGTCGGTCATACGGCCACGGTAGTGCCGGTCAGGGTGTTTCACGCCGACCGGCGTTCGAGGACGAGGCCCCTCAAGGGCCGAACGGGGGTCTGGGGGCAGAGCCCCCAGACCCGCGACACATCCGTCAGTCGCGCAGCGCCTTGCGGCGCCGCGTGGCGACGACGATCGCCGCGCCGCCCGCCAGCAGGGCGGCCGCGCCGCCCGCGATCAGCGGAGTGTTGCTGCTCGCGCCGGTCTCCGCGAGGTCACCACCGCCACCGTTCGGCGTGGCCGCCGGCGGGGCGGTCGACTCGGAGGCGGAGGCGGACGGCGTCGGCGTGCCCGACTCCGACTCCGAAGCGGACGGCGACGCAGACGTGCTCCCGCTCGAGGACTCCGACGGCTCCGACGGCTGCGACGGCGTCGACGGCGTCGAGGAGGACGGCGTCGACGGCGACCCACCGCCGCCGGCCGGCGGAGACGACGGCGGCTGCTCGGTGACCGTGCAGTCCTTCGTGCCGCCGTTCCAGGCCGCGATCAGCTTGTCCTTGATGACCGGACGGTCCGGCCCCTTGGGCAGGTCCCCGTGGACGAACCCGTCCTTCGCGTCGAGCTTGCCGTCGAACTTGACCGCGCCCCGGTAGAGGTCGATCTGCGCGTAGCAGCCCGCGTCGGGCACGGCGATGTCGAGGGTGTCGGTCTGGCCGGGCTTGACCGTCACGCTGTCGAAGTCGACGAAGACCTGCTCGCCGGAGGTGCCGAAGCTGGCGCCGTGGGCGAGGTAGGAGGCGAGGGAGGCGGTGCAGGTGGTGGCGTCACCGGCGGCGCGGACCGAGATGTGGACCTTGCCGTCCTTGCTGGGCTTGAGATTCTGGTCGTCGACGCGGACGGAGTCGTAGAACTTCGTGCCGTCGAGCGAGAACTGGCAGCGGTCGGTCCCCGTCTCGGTGCCCGCCCCCGTTCCCGGCTGGTACTGGCCGCCGGACTTCCAGCCGTCGCCACCGGGCGTCCCGGTACCGGCGAGGGCCCCGGAGGCGGCGGCGACGGAGGCGGCGCACAGGGTGAGCGAAGCGGCGCCCGTCCCCAGCAGGCGGCGCACGGTGACACGTCTCGCTATGGACATGCGTTTCCCATCTTGGCGAGTGCCAGGGCTGATTGGTCAGATCAGGAGAGCAAATCAGGAGAGGCAAATCAGAAGAGGCAGATCAGAAGAAACACTGGGCCCATCGGTCACAGGCGCCACAGTGTGGCCCCATCGTCGTTTGCACGCCAGATCGCTGTCAACCTGCGCTAAACCCGTGGGAGTTCAAGGTTCCGTCACAGCTTCCCCACGTACGGAATGATCCACTCCGAACAGGCCGCACGTTCGCTTTCCCCGCCATATGGACAGTCATCTCCCCATGACCGACTTGTCATCCCACAGTCCCGACTGGTGGCGCCAGGCCGTCGTCTACCAGGTCTATCCGCGCAGCTTCGCCGACGCCGACGGCGACGGCCTCGGGGATCTGCGAGGCGTCGCCGACCGGCTGCCGCACCTGGCCGCCCTCGGCGTGGACGCGCTCTGGCTCTCCCCCTTCTATCCGTCCGAGCTCGCCGACGGCGGCTACGACGTCGCCGACCACCGGGACGTGGACCCGCGCCTGGGCACCCTGGCCGACTTCGACGCCCTCGCCGCCGAGGCCCACCGGCTCGGCCTGAAGGTGATCGTCGACCTCGTCCCGAACCACACCTCCCACCAGCACCCCTGGTTCCAGGAGGCGTTGGCCGCCGGCCCCGGCGCCCCGGCCCGCGCCCGCTACGTCTTCCGCGACGGACGCGGCCCGGCCGGTGAACTCCCGCCCACCGACTGGCAGTCCGTGTTCGGCGGCAGCGCCTGGCGGCGCGTCCCCGACGGCCAGTGGTATCTCCACCTCTTCACCCGCGAGCAGCCCGACCTCAACTGGGACCACGAGGAGGTCCGCGAGGACTTCCGCACCACACTGCGCTTCTGGTCCGACCGGGGCGTCGACGGCTTCCGCGTCGACGTCGCCCACGCCCTCGCCAAGGACCTCGCCGAGCCCCTCCGCGACCTGGGCGACCCGGAACTCAGCGGCGAGGAGGCCCTGGCGCACCTCCCGCCCGGCACCCACCCCTTCTACGACCGCGACGACGTCCACGAGATCTACCGTGACTGGCGCCGCGTCCTCGACTCCTACACCCCGCCCCGCACGGCCGTCGCCGAGGCCTGGGTCCCGGGCGCCCGCCGCGCGCTGTACGCCCGCCCGGACGAACTGAACCAGGCATTCAACTTCGAGTATCTTCAGGCGAGTTGGGATCCGGAGGAGATCCGTGCGGTCATCACCGACTCCCTCGCCACCGCCCGTGCCGTCGGCGCCTCGGCCACCTGGGTCCTGTCCAACCACGACGTCGTCCGCCACACCTGTCGCCTCATGCTCCCGCCGGGCACGGACGACAACACCTGGCTCCTCGCGAACGGCCACGCCCCGCGCGTCGACGAGCCGGCCGGCTTGCGCCGGGCCCGCGCGGCGACACTGCTGATGCTGGCGCTGCCGGGCTCGTCGTACGTCTACCAGGGCGAGGAGCTGGGCCTGCCCGAGGTCGCCGACCTGCCCGTGGAGGTCCTCCAGGACCCCCTCTGGGAGCAGACGGGCCGCGTCCGCAAGGGCCGCGACGGGTGCAGGGTGCCGCTGCCGTGGACGACGACCGGGCCGTCGTACGGCTTCGGCGCGGCCGGCGCGTGGCTGCCGCAGCCGCCGTACTTCGCGCGGTACGCCGTCGCGGCGCAGGACGGCGTGGAGGGCTCCACGCTGGAGCTCTACCGCACGGCCCTGCGCCTGCGCCGCAAGCTGCTGGAGGGCGAGGAGCTCACCTGGGCCCGCGAAACCCCGCCGGGCGTGCTGTCCTTCGCCCGCTCCGACGGCTGGCGCTGCGTGACCAACCTGTCGGACGCGCCGGTGCCGTTGCCGCCCGGGGAGGTGCTGCTGAGCAGCGTGCCCCTGGACGGCGACGACGGCGGCGGACGGCTGGGCCCGGACACGACGGTCTGGTTGGCCTAGACGGGCCGGCCGGCCCAGGCAGGACGCGCCGGTGCCGTTGCCGCCCGGGGAGGTGCTGCTGAGCAGCGTGCCTCTGGACGGCGACGACGGCGGCGGACGGCTGGGCCCGGACACGACGGTCTGGCCGGCCTGGTTCTGTCTCGGCGAACCGTCCGGGCGAACTGGAAGTGAAACATTCCGGTACGCCCACCTCGTCGGTCCCCAGTGGAGGCACATGTTTCCTCGTGTGCCCGAATGCCTCTCTGGGGAGGACAGTTGCGCAAGAGACTCAACGGACCCGGCAGGGTCGTCATGGCGGCGGCGCTCGCGCTGGCCGCGGGGGTGGTCACCGCTCTGCCGGCCACCGCCACCGCCGCCCCGTGGTCGGTCTTACCGTCCGCCGCCGCCGCGTCGCCGACCGGCACGGGGACGGCCACCGCTCCCGTGTCCCACTGGATCACCCTGATCACGGGCGACCGGGTCGGCGTGAGCGCGGCGGGGGAGCCCGTCCGGATCGTGCCCGGCAAGGGGCGCGAGAACATGCCCGTCAAGGTCGAGCGGACCAAGGACCACACCCTGGTCCTCCCGTTCGACGCCCAGCCGCTCATCGACAAGGGCCAGGTCGACGAGCGACTGTTCGACATCAGGGAACTCGACGGCGCCGCGTACCGGAAGCACCAGGGGTCGTCGGGCACCGGACTGATCGTCAGCTACCAGGACACGGCTGCGGGCGGCACCGCGCTGAAGGCGGCCCGGAGCCTGAAGTCCGAGCTGCGGGAGGACGGCGGAGCCAAGGTGCGCCGCTCTCTTCCGACGATCGGCGCCGAGGCCGTCACCGTGCCCGACGCCGCCACGAAGGACGTCTGGGAGACCCTGACCCGGCCTGCCGGCAAGGCCCTCGATGGACAGCGCACCGCCGACCCCGGGCTGCGCCGGATCTCCCTCGACGGCATGCGCAGGGCGAGCCTCGACAAGAGCACGGCCCAGATCGGCGTGCCCGCCGCACGGCAGGCCGGTTACGACGGC
Coding sequences within it:
- a CDS encoding glycoside hydrolase family 13 protein encodes the protein MTDLSSHSPDWWRQAVVYQVYPRSFADADGDGLGDLRGVADRLPHLAALGVDALWLSPFYPSELADGGYDVADHRDVDPRLGTLADFDALAAEAHRLGLKVIVDLVPNHTSHQHPWFQEALAAGPGAPARARYVFRDGRGPAGELPPTDWQSVFGGSAWRRVPDGQWYLHLFTREQPDLNWDHEEVREDFRTTLRFWSDRGVDGFRVDVAHALAKDLAEPLRDLGDPELSGEEALAHLPPGTHPFYDRDDVHEIYRDWRRVLDSYTPPRTAVAEAWVPGARRALYARPDELNQAFNFEYLQASWDPEEIRAVITDSLATARAVGASATWVLSNHDVVRHTCRLMLPPGTDDNTWLLANGHAPRVDEPAGLRRARAATLLMLALPGSSYVYQGEELGLPEVADLPVEVLQDPLWEQTGRVRKGRDGCRVPLPWTTTGPSYGFGAAGAWLPQPPYFARYAVAAQDGVEGSTLELYRTALRLRRKLLEGEELTWARETPPGVLSFARSDGWRCVTNLSDAPVPLPPGEVLLSSVPLDGDDGGGRLGPDTTVWLA
- a CDS encoding nucleoside hydrolase, with protein sequence MTEEQPIPVIIDCDTGVDDALALLFAVRHPGLDVRAVTCVAGNTDVDGVVRNTLTVLEHAGAGDIPVARGAERPLIEPVRTARHVHGEDGMADLGLPAPTRRPVDVDAVTLLRREILASPRPVTLIPTAPLTNIALLLRTHPEVVRNIERIVFMGGAVTTGNATPVAEFNVWHDPEAAAVLLTAGVPITMYGLDVFKRVLVPAADVARLRAGSEPRLRLAGELLAHRDPAASGDPTPTGGLGDAGAVCAVADPAGLTTELLPVEVSLAPGPTRGQTVVDRRPRPGEAEIHEGEREQALVDVALDVDVERYVKLWLTTLEGA
- a CDS encoding nuclear transport factor 2 family protein, producing the protein MTDTRGIPGGPKDVVEAAFRHYRAQNRDAALPLYADDFTFTSPQDDHIDKTAFFERCFPTADRMTEQRLLYVTPADAELVFAYYEYELTTGGRHRNVEAITVRNGLIREVQVFFGGRV
- a CDS encoding LAETG motif-containing sortase-dependent surface protein, with product MSIARRVTVRRLLGTGAASLTLCAASVAAASGALAGTGTPGGDGWKSGGQYQPGTGAGTETGTDRCQFSLDGTKFYDSVRVDDQNLKPSKDGKVHISVRAAGDATTCTASLASYLAHGASFGTSGEQVFVDFDSVTVKPGQTDTLDIAVPDAGCYAQIDLYRGAVKFDGKLDAKDGFVHGDLPKGPDRPVIKDKLIAAWNGGTKDCTVTEQPPSSPPAGGGGSPSTPSSSTPSTPSQPSEPSESSSGSTSASPSASESESGTPTPSASASESTAPPAATPNGGGGDLAETGASSNTPLIAGGAAALLAGGAAIVVATRRRKALRD
- the thrS gene encoding threonine--tRNA ligase, which encodes MHDHDHRRLGRELGLFDTDPLMGAGLPYWLPDGALIRHTLEEYVREAERAAGYRHVYSPVLGKRELYEISGHWEHYSEDMFPPMRLGAEQVVLRPSLCPHHALIYRSRSHSYRELPLRIAELGGMYRSELSGVLGGLTRVRAIQLNDAHIFCTLEQAVDEARAALELIGRAYADLGIRPARYRLSLPGQGGKYIADPELWRRATALLRQVLEGAGIAYDAVAGEAAFYGPKIDVQITDRAGREATLSTVQIDFHQPERFDLHYVGADGAKHRPVMVHRSVIGSVERAVAQLVEEHGGAFPVWLAPVQLVVLPVSQAQAERAAGLVRRAAAAGLRAELAGPEQGSLGARIRAARLVPYQAVIGEREAREDLAAVRLRDGRRPGELPADELVRRIGERAAARGTGLWE
- a CDS encoding GAF and ANTAR domain-containing protein gives rise to the protein MSDHERDRVADVIALELRGAGPQDVPQRLCDAVLKLLPVSGVSVSLCGDGMPVPLGASGGRAAYVMEMQVTLGDGPCREAAETGSVVVAPDLASGRDASRWPVYAQQAAAAGVRSVYALPLGDRAVCVGTLDLYRDVPGELAGDEVRTARMVADVVTAALVALPRAGQDDADDADGAGFWLSPLAIDHGEVYQAVGMVMAQLGVAADEALARLRGQAFAKGRSVLDLAHEVVAQRTRFDDDSTV